In the Paralichthys olivaceus isolate ysfri-2021 chromosome 15, ASM2471397v2, whole genome shotgun sequence genome, one interval contains:
- the bhlha9 gene encoding class A basic helix-loop-helix protein 9 has product MSCSSVEGSEFSEEELELGVLGEGEDEGSPKASFQDSESSVSSPSDLEESQTKKRNRPVRSKARRMAANVRERKRIMDYNQAFNALRVALNHDLNGKRLSKIATLQRAINRISALSVFLNSNPPSKPCSHRECNRATVGAAGTGVSRPDQTRVSVPRLEHQSYIPWHTSISHQMQPQQGPHVHRLPTEPHVYMDNTVSSCPPSPHYPCYPTEGQLYASHGHCSSPHNHPPSPLRYPQVGEGLGYQPGMWASCKQGYVDNFVEPPPALGLPWQASYKSEMEHSLSLCADIL; this is encoded by the coding sequence atgagctgcagcagtgttgaAGGATCAGAATTCtctgaggaggagctggagcttgGTGTTCTGGGAGAAGGAGAGGACGAGGGGAGTCCCAAGGCGTCTTTCCAAGACAGCGAGAGCTCAGTCAGCAGCCCGAGTGacctggaggaaagccagaccAAGAAGCGCAATCGACCGGTGCGCTCAAAAGCTCGAAGAATGGCTGCCAATGTCCGTGAGCGAAAACGCATCATGGACTACAACCAGGCCTTCAATGCCCTGCGTGTTGCTCTGAACCATGACCTCAATGGCAAGCGGCTCTCAAAGATCGCCACGCTGCAGAGGGCCATCAACCGCATCTCTGCTCTCTCAGTGTTCCTGAACTCCAACCCTCCCAGCAAGCCCTGCAGCCACCGGGAGTGCAACAGGGCCACAGTGGGGGCAGCTGGGACGGGGGTATCTCGACCAGACCAAACCAGGGTATCGGTTCCTCGTCTAGAGCATCAGAGTTACATCCCCTGGCACACGTCCATCTCTCACCAGATGCAGCCACAACAAGGGCCTCACGTGCACAGGCTGCCCACGGAGCCACATGTCTACATGGACAACACGGTGTCATCGTGTCCTCCGTCACCACACTATCCTTGTTATCCCACTGAGGGACAGCTTTACGCCTCACATGGACACTGCAGCAGCCCCCACAACCATCCGCCCAGTCCTCTGCGGTACCCTCAGGTGGGCGAGGGGTTGGGGTACCAGCCGGGGATGTGGGCCTCCTGCAAACAGGGATATGTGGACAATTTTGTGGAGCCGCCTCCTGCTCTGGGGCTTCCATGGCAGGCGAGCTACAAGTCAGAGATGGAGCACAGCCTGTCTCTGTGCGCTGACATACTGTAA